The Candidatus Methylomirabilota bacterium genomic sequence GCGAGTTCATCGGCGGCGCGATCGCGCCGGGCCTCACGACTTCGGTGGAGGCGCTGGTCGCCCGCGCCGCCCGCCTCTATCGGGTCGAGCTCGTGAGGCCCAAGGAGGCCATCGGCCGCAGCACGGTGACGAACCTCCAGTCGGGCGCGATCTACGGCTACGCGGGCTTGGTGGACGGGCTCGTCGAGCGCATGCGCGCGGAGCTGGGCGCCCCGGCCCGCGTCATCGCCACCGGCGGCAACGCCGGCCTCCTCGCCGACGTCGCGCGCTGCATCGAGCAGGTGGACGAGCACCTCCGGCTCGAGGGCCTGCGCCTCCTGTGGCAGGAGGCCCACCCGTCCGGCCCCCGTCGTTGACAGGCTCGGAGGCCGCGCGTATAGTGTACGAAATGTAGTGGGTGGGGCGGCGGGCGATCCCTATATACGGGATCGGCGCAGGGCATGGGCGGCGGACCGAGGGGAGGGTGACCGATGGGCATGTGGGTCGGACGAGGGCGAAAGGCGAGGGTCGCGTACGGCTTCGATGACATCGCGCTCGTTCCCGGCACCGTGACCATCAACCCCAACGAGGTGGACGTCTCCTGGGAACTCTGCGGCCACCGGTTCGAGCTGCCGATCATCGCCGCCGCGATGGACGGCGTCGTCGGGCCGACGCTGGCCATGGAGATGGGCCGGCTCGGCGGCCTCGCGGTCCTGAACCTCGAAGGCGTGTTCTCCCGCTACGCGAACCCCGAGGACGTCCTCGACCGCATCGTCTCGGCGAGCCAGGAAGAGGCGACCAAGATCATCCAGTCGATCTACGGCGAGCCGATCAAGGAAGAGCTGATCCACCAGCGCATCCGCGAGATCAAGAAGGGCGGGGGGCCGGCGGTCGTCTCGTCCATCCCTCAGCGCGCCGAACGGTTCGCGCAGATCGCACAGGAAGCCGGCGCCGACATCTTCGTGGTCCAGTCCACGGTCACGACGGCCCGCCACATCGCCACCGAGTACACCCCGGTCGATCTCCGGAAGCTCAAGAAGTCGCTCGCGATCCCGCTGATGATCGGCAACGTCGTCACCTACGAGGCCTGCCTCGAGCTCATGGAGGTCGGGGCCGACGCGCTCCTCATCGGTGTGGGACCGGGCGCCGCCTGCACGAGCCGCGAGGTGCTCGGGGTCGGCGTGCCGCAGGTGACGGCCACGGCCGACGCGGCGGCGGCGCGCGACCAGCACTACAAGCAGACCGGGCGCTACGTGCCGATCGTCACCGACGGCGGCATGACGACCGGCGGTGACGTGTGCAAGGCGCTCGCGTCGGGCGCCGACGCGGTCATGATCGGCTCGGCGTTCGCCCGCGCCATCGAGGCGCCGGGCCGCGGCTACCACTGGGGCATGGCGACGCCGCACGCCAACCTCCCGCGCGGCACGCGGATCCGCGTCGGGATCGCGGGCTCGCTGGAGCAGATCCTGTTCGGACCGGCGTTCACCGAGGACGGCACGCTCAACCTCGTCGGCGCCATCCGGACCTGCATGGGCTCGGTGGGCGCCCGGGACATCCGCGAGCTGCAGATGACGGAGCTGATCATCGCGCCGACGATCAAGACGGAAGGGAAGGTCTTCCAGCAAGCCCAGAAGCTGGGACGGCCCCGGTAGCGCCGGGCGCCGGCATGATCGCGACCGACAAGATCGCGGTCCTGGATTTCGGCGGCCAGTACACGCAGCTGATCGCCCGCCGTGTCCGGGACATGAACGTCTACTCCGAGATCTTCTCCTGCACGCACCCGCTCGAGCAGATCCTCGCCGGCGGCTACAAGGGCATCATCCTCTCGGGCGGTCCCTCGAGCGTCTACGAGGACGGCGCGCCGCTCCCGCCGAAGGCGCTCTTCGAAGCGGGCGTACCGGTCCTCGGCATCTGCTACGGCATGCAGGCGATGGGATACCTCCTGGGCGGCCACGTGGTCCCCGCCGAGCGGCGCGAGTACGGCAAGGCCGACGTCGAGCTCCAGGGCCAGGGGAGCCGGCTCTTCCGCGGCCTCGAGCCCGACGCCCGGGGGTGCCTCACGGTCTGGATGAGCCACGGCGACACCGTGCTGCGCCCGCCCAAAGGCTTCACGGCGCTCGGCGCCACGCCGAACTGTCCGGTCGCCGCCATGGCGGACGAGCACCGCCGGCTCTACGCCGTCCAGTTCCACCCCGAGGTCGTCCACACGCCCCAGGGCAAGCGGATCTTCGACAACTTCCTCGACATCTGCGGGGTCGGCCGGACCTGGTCGATGGCGGGCTTCATCGACACGACGGTGGACGCGATCCGGGCCGAGGTCGGCGACCAGCGGGTGCTCTGCGCGCTGTCGGGCGGCGTGGACTCCTCGGTCGTCGCGATGCTGGTCCACCGCGCCATCGGCGACCAGCTCACGTGCGTCTTCGTCGACAACGGGCTCCTCAGGAAGGGCGAGGCCCGGGCGGTCGTCCACACGTTCCGGGACACGTTCAAGATCAATCTGATCCACGTCGACGCATCCAGACGATTTCTCGACGTTCTGCGAGGAGTCACGGATCCCGAGATGAAGCGGAAGAGGATCGGCGCCGAGTTCATCGGGGTCTTCGAGGACGAGGCACGGAAGCTCGGCCGGATCCCCTGGCTCGCCCAGGGGACGCTCTACCCCGACGTGATCGAGTCGGTGTCGTTTCGCGGTCCGTCGGCCACGATCAAGACCCACCACAACGTCGGCGGCCTCCCCACGCGGATGGAGTTCAGGCTGATCGAGCCCCTGCGCGAGCTCTTCAAGGACGAGGTCCGCCGGCTCGGCGAGCTCCTCGGACTGCCGCCGGAGATTGTCTGGCGCCAGCCGTTCCCGGGGCCCGGGCTCGCGATCCGCGTCCTCGGCGAAGTGACGCCCGACCGGCTCGAGATCCTGCGCGAGGCCGACGCGATCGTCCAGGAGG encodes the following:
- a CDS encoding GuaB3 family IMP dehydrogenase-related protein, giving the protein MGMWVGRGRKARVAYGFDDIALVPGTVTINPNEVDVSWELCGHRFELPIIAAAMDGVVGPTLAMEMGRLGGLAVLNLEGVFSRYANPEDVLDRIVSASQEEATKIIQSIYGEPIKEELIHQRIREIKKGGGPAVVSSIPQRAERFAQIAQEAGADIFVVQSTVTTARHIATEYTPVDLRKLKKSLAIPLMIGNVVTYEACLELMEVGADALLIGVGPGAACTSREVLGVGVPQVTATADAAAARDQHYKQTGRYVPIVTDGGMTTGGDVCKALASGADAVMIGSAFARAIEAPGRGYHWGMATPHANLPRGTRIRVGIAGSLEQILFGPAFTEDGTLNLVGAIRTCMGSVGARDIRELQMTELIIAPTIKTEGKVFQQAQKLGRPR
- the guaA gene encoding glutamine-hydrolyzing GMP synthase, translating into MIATDKIAVLDFGGQYTQLIARRVRDMNVYSEIFSCTHPLEQILAGGYKGIILSGGPSSVYEDGAPLPPKALFEAGVPVLGICYGMQAMGYLLGGHVVPAERREYGKADVELQGQGSRLFRGLEPDARGCLTVWMSHGDTVLRPPKGFTALGATPNCPVAAMADEHRRLYAVQFHPEVVHTPQGKRIFDNFLDICGVGRTWSMAGFIDTTVDAIRAEVGDQRVLCALSGGVDSSVVAMLVHRAIGDQLTCVFVDNGLLRKGEARAVVHTFRDTFKINLIHVDASRRFLDVLRGVTDPEMKRKRIGAEFIGVFEDEARKLGRIPWLAQGTLYPDVIESVSFRGPSATIKTHHNVGGLPTRMEFRLIEPLRELFKDEVRRLGELLGLPPEIVWRQPFPGPGLAIRVLGEVTPDRLEILREADAIVQEEVRAAGLEREVWQAFAVLLPIRTVGVMGDFRTYAHVIALRAVMSQDAMTADWARLPYDLLGKISNRIINEVKGVNRVVFDISSKPPSTIEWE